A genomic region of Polypterus senegalus isolate Bchr_013 chromosome 17, ASM1683550v1, whole genome shotgun sequence contains the following coding sequences:
- the tmem100a gene encoding transmembrane protein 100 — protein MPKTSMKDIRKTSQGPETANMDKPNSNDCTVGTVPLVSEVQLTAATGGAELSCYRCTVPFGVFILITGIVVTAVAYSFNSHGSIISVIGLVLLFTGLLLLLSSAVCWKVRHECKKAKRRESQAALMASQRNSFA, from the coding sequence ATGCCCAAGACATCCATGAAAGACATCAGGAAGACATCCCAAGGACCTGAGACAGCAAACATGGATAAACCGAATTCCAACGACTGCACAGTGGGCACCGTCCCTTTGGTCAGTGAGGTGCAGCTGACCGCTGCGACTGGGGGAGCTGAGCTGTCCTGCTATCGGTGCACTGTGCCCTTTGGCGTCTTCATCCTGATCACGGGCATCGTGGTGACGGCAGTGGCCTACAGCTTTAATTCCCACGGATCTATCATCTCGGTAATTGGACTGGTGCTGCTGTTTACTGGactgcttttattattatcaaGTGCCGTGTGCTGGAAAGTGCGGCACGAGTGCAAGAAGGCAAAGCGGCGGGAGAGCCAGGCCGCTTTGATGGCCAGCCAGAGGAACAGTTTTGCTTGA